TTAAGCTTTTATTCTTTTGCCACATCTATTGGACACTGCTCCAGACCTCTTTGGACAGAATCAGATACAGATTTGCGCGGGGCCTTTAAGCTGCTGCAGAATCCATTGCCTTCATTTCCTCGGTTGTTGCATGGACTTTGTCCACGAAGGAAATCATTAATTCATGTCATCCACATAATGGACTTCACTTTAATTTCTTCCTGTTCGTCACAGATAGAAGATAACTGCTAACTTGGATGCAGGTGGATCAtaatgtgtttgcataaatacTGTTCAGCTGGGATGTCGTTCAGACTCACTGCACCATCAGGCCTGCAGGTGCCCACATCTCTTGAGCAGGTGACCTACACATGCAGAGGGGAACACATGATATTTAAGATACGAAACTGTtcatcctctctgttttctggtTGTCAGTTTGTCCTTTTATCTTTCCTTCCCATTCAGATCCCAAGTTGATTGGGAAAAACGTAGCTTTGCTTAACATGGAGACTGCAGTGTTCACCTGCTGGCTCCTGTTTCTGCTGTTCAGCCCGGCTGTTCCCATGTGTTTCCCCACTGACTTCACCCTGTATGTGGAGAGGCCAGAGTGTGACTACTGTGTTGCCATCAACACCACCATCTGCATGGGATTCTGCTACTCAAGGGTACGTATGTCCtagattgtcatttttttcctttagatGGAAAAAAGAACCCTGGCAAACCGTCATACAGAAATATTAATTATGTTAAAGTTTATACCATGTTGTGTATGTTTATTATAAAGTTCACAGCTTTGTTTGACATTAGGTcaagtcacataaaaaaaagaaatcactatTTTTGGGTCCATTTCTTTCAATTTTCAGTTGAAAACAAGCCCTTAAATAGAGTTTTGTGTTCtcaagtaattaaaatgtattaagagttaattcatgtgtttgtgtctgttgagCAGGACAGCAACGTGAGGGCTATAGTCGGCCCACGCTTCCTTATCCAGACCGGCTGTACCTATGACAAGGTGGAGTACCGCGCCGCGATACTGCCCGGCTGCCCCGTCGACTCCGACCCCGTCTTCAGCTACCCGGTGGCTCTCAGCTGCCACTGCGGTGCCTGCAGGACGGAGAGCGATGAGTGTGCTCACAGGGCCAGCATGGGCGGACCTAGGTGTACCAAACCGGTGAGACGTATCTACCCGTACCCTGGCCAGACCTCCTACATGACCCCCCTCTGATTCCTCCGTTGTTATTAGCTTCTTAAAATGGCCGAGCTGTAACTGCATGAACCATGAATGTTTTGAGAGGAGACGAAGGTCATCCCTCAGCTTGTTATGGACACACTGATATCCACATTGTCCGTACTCGTGCTTATCGTACGGCGGCATTATTTATCCTCCTGTaccctcgtgtgtgtgtgtgtgtgtgtgtgtgtgtgtgtgtgtgtgtgtgtgtgtgtgtgtgtgtgtgtgtgactgccaGGCGTATTATGTTTACTCTGACAGGGATACTCTGAATTCAACACAATTAAAGCTGACATCTCTAAATAGCTCCCCGACTAAGCTGTGCTTGACTTAATCACATCCTGTGCCGAACTATACTTTAGCTTTCTGtttaccaaacacacacacacacacaagaccaTGACGCTCCATGTTGTCATCCCAGGATGCTATATTAGGCTGAGCAGACACTCTGGGAGGCACATGACTGGTGACGCATCTCCTCTTATTAAATGGATTATCAGTGAGCCGGAATGAtccgcacaaacacacagtagagTCACCAAACACCAGAATTACAGTGTGACTTAGTTAGCTGTTGTCTAATTTTATCTCATCCCAAGTAGAGCTTATATGTGTAGTTTCCCATTCTCAAAGGGCATCTGGGAAGACAGCTGGAGGTTATTAATAGCACAAACGTTCAAGGTCGGAGAATGTAGTGG
This portion of the Anoplopoma fimbria isolate UVic2021 breed Golden Eagle Sablefish chromosome 17, Afim_UVic_2022, whole genome shotgun sequence genome encodes:
- the tshba gene encoding thyroid stimulating hormone subunit beta a; this translates as METAVFTCWLLFLLFSPAVPMCFPTDFTLYVERPECDYCVAINTTICMGFCYSRDSNVRAIVGPRFLIQTGCTYDKVEYRAAILPGCPVDSDPVFSYPVALSCHCGACRTESDECAHRASMGGPRCTKPVRRIYPYPGQTSYMTPL